In the Choloepus didactylus isolate mChoDid1 chromosome 5, mChoDid1.pri, whole genome shotgun sequence genome, one interval contains:
- the TMEM176A gene encoding transmembrane protein 176A isoform X1, giving the protein MATDMGPADGGEAVPAAPQPTHIDVHIHQESVLAKLLLSGCSLLRTRARPRDASSEAAGRRLLAASWVVQIVLGVLSGVLGGFLYLFPYSYLLASGAAIWTGAVAVLAGVVAFTHEKRGGMCWGLLRTLLALAAFSTAVAAITIWADWYHGYPFYNEDYVCGSSSEGWPTLPPSTKSPEEVRRLSLCLSYIDMLRTLYKGLWALLLSVWIVLLVASLVPLGLYCWRILLPKKGCLTPPLPQEKDRKELLEVESSPASF; this is encoded by the exons ATGGCCACGGACATGGGGCCCGCAGACGGAGGTGAGGCGGTCCCTGCGGCCCCCCAGCCCACCCACATCGATGTGCACATCCACCAGGAGTCTGTCCTGGCCAAGCTCCTGCTCAGCGGGTGCTCCCTGCTGCGGACCCGGGCCCGCCCCCGGGACGCCAGCTCCGAGGCCGCGGGTCGCCGGCTGCTGGCGGCGTCCTGG GTGGTGCAGATCGTGCTGGGGGTCCTGAGCGGGGTCCTGGGAGGATTCCTGTACCTCTTCCCCTACTCCTACCTGCTTGCCTCAGGAGCTGCCATCTGGACGGGGGCTGTG GCTGTGCTGGCTGGAGTAGTTGCCTTCACTCATGAGAAACGGGGTGGCATGTGCTGG GGCTTACTGAGGACGCTGCTTGCCCTGGCAGCTTTCTCCACGGCTGTTGCTGCTATTACAATTTGGGCTGATTGGTACCACGGATACCCTTTCTATAATGAAGACTATGTCTGTGGCAGCTCCTCGGAGGGCTGGCCCACCCTACCCCCTAGCACTAAGAGTCCAGAAGAAGTCAGAAGGCTAAGCCTTTGTCTCTCCTACATAGACATGCTGCGG ACCTTGTACAAAGGACTTTGGGCCTTGCTTTTGAGTGTCTGGATTGTGCTGCTTGTGGCATCTCTAGTCCCCCTGGGTCTGTACTGCTGGAGAATCCTCCTACCTAAGAAG GGCTGTCTCACTCCACCTCTCCCTCAGGAAAAGGACAGGAAGGAACTGCTGGAAGTGGAATCAAGCCCTGCCTCTTTCTGA
- the TMEM176A gene encoding transmembrane protein 176A isoform X2, protein MATDMGPADGGEAVPAAPQPTHIDVHIHQESVLAKLLLSGCSLLRTRARPRDASSEAAGRRLLAASWVVQIVLGVLSGVLGGFLYLFPYSYLLASGAAIWTGAVAVLAGVVAFTHEKRGGMCWGLLRTLLALAAFSTAVAAITIWADWYHGYPFYNEDYVCGSSSEGWPTLPPSTKSPEEVRRLSLCLSYIDMLRTLYKGLWALLLSVWIVLLVASLVPLGLYCWRILLPKKEKDRKELLEVESSPASF, encoded by the exons ATGGCCACGGACATGGGGCCCGCAGACGGAGGTGAGGCGGTCCCTGCGGCCCCCCAGCCCACCCACATCGATGTGCACATCCACCAGGAGTCTGTCCTGGCCAAGCTCCTGCTCAGCGGGTGCTCCCTGCTGCGGACCCGGGCCCGCCCCCGGGACGCCAGCTCCGAGGCCGCGGGTCGCCGGCTGCTGGCGGCGTCCTGG GTGGTGCAGATCGTGCTGGGGGTCCTGAGCGGGGTCCTGGGAGGATTCCTGTACCTCTTCCCCTACTCCTACCTGCTTGCCTCAGGAGCTGCCATCTGGACGGGGGCTGTG GCTGTGCTGGCTGGAGTAGTTGCCTTCACTCATGAGAAACGGGGTGGCATGTGCTGG GGCTTACTGAGGACGCTGCTTGCCCTGGCAGCTTTCTCCACGGCTGTTGCTGCTATTACAATTTGGGCTGATTGGTACCACGGATACCCTTTCTATAATGAAGACTATGTCTGTGGCAGCTCCTCGGAGGGCTGGCCCACCCTACCCCCTAGCACTAAGAGTCCAGAAGAAGTCAGAAGGCTAAGCCTTTGTCTCTCCTACATAGACATGCTGCGG ACCTTGTACAAAGGACTTTGGGCCTTGCTTTTGAGTGTCTGGATTGTGCTGCTTGTGGCATCTCTAGTCCCCCTGGGTCTGTACTGCTGGAGAATCCTCCTACCTAAGAAG GAAAAGGACAGGAAGGAACTGCTGGAAGTGGAATCAAGCCCTGCCTCTTTCTGA